A section of the Spirosoma pollinicola genome encodes:
- a CDS encoding glycoside hydrolase family 43 protein, protein MINTRKLSYLALVVVVSGVFLGACQSNKSKTESNEKDTVASDTTASANALPKPLVSDIYTADPSAHVFNGKIYIYPSHDIDAGVKEDDEGAHFAMQDYHILSMDSINGKVTDHGVGLDIKNIPWAGRQLWAPDAAYKNGMYYLYFPVKDKSDVFRMGVATSKSPSGPFKAEPTPIAGSYSIDPAVFTDTDGQAYMYFGGIWGGQLQRWATGKYEKNGSKTDLGTDKAPALSAKIARLSKDMLHFDEVAKDVKIIDKNGKPLLGGDHDRRFFEGGWMHKYKDKYYFSYSTGDTHWLVYAVGNSPYGPFTYQGVIMKPVKGWTTHHSIVEFKGKWYIFYHDTELSGKTHLRNVKVTELHREADGTIEPIDPYSTK, encoded by the coding sequence ATGATTAATACCCGTAAGCTCAGTTATCTGGCGCTTGTCGTTGTTGTTTCGGGCGTGTTCCTCGGAGCCTGTCAAAGTAATAAGTCAAAGACGGAAAGTAACGAAAAGGATACAGTAGCCAGTGATACAACAGCTAGTGCCAATGCTTTACCAAAGCCTCTAGTAAGCGATATATACACCGCTGATCCGTCCGCTCATGTTTTCAATGGGAAGATTTACATTTACCCTTCCCACGATATAGATGCGGGGGTAAAAGAGGACGATGAAGGCGCTCACTTCGCCATGCAGGATTACCATATTCTATCAATGGATAGCATTAATGGTAAGGTTACCGATCATGGCGTGGGGCTGGATATAAAGAATATACCCTGGGCTGGTCGTCAATTATGGGCGCCTGATGCTGCCTATAAAAACGGTATGTATTACCTGTATTTTCCGGTCAAGGACAAAAGCGATGTGTTCCGAATGGGTGTTGCGACCAGCAAATCGCCCAGTGGGCCATTTAAGGCAGAACCTACGCCAATTGCGGGCAGTTACAGTATAGATCCGGCTGTTTTTACCGATACGGATGGCCAAGCCTATATGTACTTCGGCGGAATCTGGGGCGGGCAACTGCAACGTTGGGCTACTGGGAAATACGAGAAAAATGGTTCAAAAACAGATCTTGGCACCGATAAAGCGCCTGCTTTGTCGGCTAAGATAGCCCGCTTGAGTAAAGATATGCTGCATTTTGATGAAGTAGCTAAAGATGTAAAAATCATTGATAAAAACGGGAAGCCGCTCTTGGGCGGTGACCATGACCGACGGTTTTTTGAAGGTGGCTGGATGCACAAGTATAAGGACAAATACTACTTCTCATATTCCACAGGCGACACCCATTGGTTGGTTTATGCCGTTGGTAATTCGCCTTATGGGCCTTTCACCTACCAGGGAGTGATTATGAAGCCGGTTAAGGGGTGGACAACGCACCACTCAATTGTTGAATTCAAGGGCAAATGGTACATCTTTTACCATGATACCGAACTATCGGGGAAAACCCACCTGCGGAATGTTAAGGTAACGGAGCTGCATCGTGAGGCAGATGGTACTATTGAGCCTATTGATCCATATTCGACGAAATAG